CGGAGCACTTTTCACGACCATCGCCTGCGGCATAGTCGGCACATACGTTGTGTCACGCCGACTCGTCTTCATCAGCGGTGGCGTCACCCACGCCTCCTTCGGAGGTCTCGGCCTCGGCTTCTACCTCGGTCTGGATCCGTTTTGGGCCGCCCTTACGTTCGCCGTCCTCTCGGCCTTTGGGATCGAGTGGGTAGGTCGCTCCGGGCGTGTCCGCGAAGACTCCGCCATCGCCGCCTTCTGGTCGCTCGGCATGGCTGTCGGGGCCATCTTTATCGTCCTCACGCCGGGCTACGCTCCCAATCTCTCGTCGTATCTCTTTGGCAACATCCTCACCATCTCCCGTGCCGACATCGGTCTGACAGCCGCCTTCGCCACCGCCTTGAGTCTCTTTTTCGCCCTCCTCTACCGCCCGATCGTCTACACGGCCTTCGACCGCGATTTTGCCCAAGTGCAAGGCCTCCCCGTTCGGCGTATCGAGTCCGCCATGACCCTCTTCACGGCCATCACCATCGTCCTCTCGATCCGCCTCGTGGGCATCATGCTCCTGATGAGCCTCCTGACCGTCCCTCAGATGACAGTCAACCTCTTCACCGCCGACTTCCGCCGAATCCTCTTCGGCAGCATCGCCCTAGGGTTCTTCGCCTGCGTGTGCGGATTATGGTTGTCGTTTGTGCTGCAAGTCCCCTCGGGCGCCTTTATTATCGTAGTCCTGATCGTCATCTTCCTCCTCGCCAAACTCATTCACGCCCGTCTCCTCCGCAAGCGGTAGCCCCCACCGCCCCACCTCCCAAAAATCCCCGCCCCTCCGGTCGAGAGATCCCATCGGTATTTCGAAGGATCGCACGTATCCGGTTGGGGAATCGCATCGGTATTTCGAAGAATCGCACGTATCCAGTTGGAGAATCGCATCGGTATTTCGAAGGATCGCACATACCCGGTTGGGGCATTGCATCGGTATTTCGAAGGATCGCACGTACCCGGTCGTAGGGGCGTATCGCATATACCCCACAGACGGCCCCGAAGGGGACGAAAACAGGATAGTTTTTTGAAGGGCCACACGTATCCAGTCGTAGGGGCGTATCGCATACGCCCCACAAGCGTCCCCAAAGGGGACGAAA
The sequence above is drawn from the Tannerella serpentiformis genome and encodes:
- a CDS encoding metal ABC transporter permease is translated as MDIFQYTFFQNALLGALFTTIACGIVGTYVVSRRLVFISGGVTHASFGGLGLGFYLGLDPFWAALTFAVLSAFGIEWVGRSGRVREDSAIAAFWSLGMAVGAIFIVLTPGYAPNLSSYLFGNILTISRADIGLTAAFATALSLFFALLYRPIVYTAFDRDFAQVQGLPVRRIESAMTLFTAITIVLSIRLVGIMLLMSLLTVPQMTVNLFTADFRRILFGSIALGFFACVCGLWLSFVLQVPSGAFIIVVLIVIFLLAKLIHARLLRKR